The Cygnus atratus isolate AKBS03 ecotype Queensland, Australia chromosome 7, CAtr_DNAZoo_HiC_assembly, whole genome shotgun sequence genome includes a window with the following:
- the PRDX3 gene encoding thioredoxin-dependent peroxide reductase, mitochondrial produces MFQLDPRFALHHRARSRGHSHLSPSEAGGEHGHRAIRSLPFPAPCPPVPHPNAPRAVQPACGHLLPPGGWRRPCPSFPCPSFPCPPSPVPPSPAPSPPAAAHKMAAALGRLLRSAVPAAGRRLPGRPQLLARRQLSLGASRLAPAVTQHAPFFKGTAVVHGEFKELSLDDFKGKYLVLFFYPLDFTFVCPTEIVAFSNKANEFRDVNCEVVAVSVDSHFCHLAWINTPRKSGGLGKMNIPVLSDLTKQISRDYGVLLEGPGIALRGLFIIDPNGVIKHLSINDLPVGRSVEETLRLVKAFQYVETHGEVCPANWTPDSPTIKPSPEASKEYFEKVHK; encoded by the exons ATGTTTCAGCTTGACCCACGCTTCGCTCTGCACCACAGAGCCAGGTCCCGGGGCCACAGCCACCTCAGCCCCTCAGAGGCCGGCGGCGAGCACGGGCACCGTGCCATCCGCTCCTTGCCCTTCCCTGCGCCCTGCCCACCCGTACCCCACCCCAACGCCCCCCGGGCCGTGCAGCCAGCATGTGGACACCTCCTCCCGCCGGGGGGCTGGCGCCGCCCGTGTCCCTCCTTCCCGTGTCCCTCCTTCCCGTGCCCTCCTTCCCCGGTCCCTCCTtccccggccccttccccgcccgccgccgcgcaCAAGATGGCCGCCGCGCTGGGGAGGCTCCTGCGGAGCGCG GTGCCCGCCGCCGGGAGGAGGCTGCCGGGCCGGCCCCAGCTCCTCGCCCGCCGCCAGCTCAGCCTGG GCGCCTCTCGGCTGGCTCCGGCGGTTACGCAGCACGCCCCGTTTTTTAAAGGCACGGCTGTCGTCCACGGGGAGTTCAAGGAGCTGAGCCTGGATGACTTCAAGGGGAAATACCTCGTTCTCTTCTTCTACCCGCTGGATTT CACTTTTGTATGCCCTACGGAAATTGTGGCTTTCAGTAATAAGGCAAATGAATTTCGTGATGTGAACTGTGAAGTGGTGGCAGTTTCTGTGGACTCTCATTTTTGTCATCTGGCCTGGATAAATACGCCACGAAAG agtGGCGGTTTGGGCAAAATGAATATTCCAGTTCTGTCAGACCTCACAAAACAAATCTCCCGTGATTATGGTGTGTTGCTAGAGGGACCTGGCATAGCACTAAG AGGTCTCTTCATCATTGATCCAAATGGGGTCATCAAGCATCTAAGTATCAACGATCTCCCCGTCGGCCGTAGTGTGGAAGAGACCCTTCGCTTGGTGAAAGCATTCCAGTATGTGGAGACACATGGAGAGGTTTGCCCAGCAAACTGGACTCCAGATTCCCCTACA atCAAGCCCAGCCCAGAAGCTTCTAAagagtattttgaaaaagttcATAAATAA